A genomic window from Microvirga sp. TS319 includes:
- the pseC gene encoding UDP-4-amino-4,6-dideoxy-N-acetyl-beta-L-altrosamine transaminase — protein sequence MIPYGRQDVTDSDIEAVTAALRSAFLTQGPLVPRFEEAISQRVGAKYGVASNSATSSLHLACLALGVSPGDTVWTSPITFVASANCARYCGADVDFVDIEPRSYNMSVTALADKLAVAKRKGTLPKVVIPVHLAGHPADMEPIHALGRQYGFSIIEDASHAIGGRYRDRPIGDCRYSDITVFSFHPVKIVTTGEGGMAVTNDPALARRMARLNSHGITRDQAEMISPSEGGWYYQQLELGYNYRLTELQAALGLSQLHRLDDYVARRHAIAARYDDLLSDLPVVVPWRDPRDYSGFHLYIIRLRLEEISRGHREVFEGLREAGILVNLHYIPVYRQPDFARFGFVRSDFPEAERYYAEAISLPLFPTLSEADQDFVVAQLREASGQ from the coding sequence ATCATCCCGTACGGCCGGCAGGACGTCACCGATTCCGATATCGAGGCGGTCACGGCGGCCCTTCGATCCGCTTTTCTCACCCAGGGACCGCTTGTTCCCCGGTTCGAGGAGGCAATCTCACAGCGCGTCGGGGCGAAGTATGGCGTTGCGTCGAACAGCGCGACTTCGTCACTTCACCTTGCGTGCCTTGCCCTTGGCGTATCGCCTGGTGACACCGTCTGGACAAGCCCGATCACCTTCGTCGCGAGCGCCAACTGCGCGCGCTATTGCGGGGCGGATGTCGACTTTGTCGATATCGAGCCCCGCTCCTACAATATGAGCGTCACGGCCCTCGCCGACAAACTCGCAGTGGCGAAGCGCAAGGGCACGCTGCCGAAGGTTGTCATCCCGGTTCATCTTGCGGGACACCCTGCCGACATGGAGCCAATCCATGCGCTCGGACGGCAATATGGTTTCTCAATCATTGAGGATGCGTCCCACGCTATTGGCGGACGTTACCGCGACCGACCGATCGGCGACTGCCGATACTCCGACATCACTGTCTTCAGTTTCCATCCGGTCAAGATCGTTACGACTGGGGAAGGCGGCATGGCAGTGACGAATGATCCCGCGCTCGCCCGCCGTATGGCCCGCCTGAACAGCCATGGCATCACGCGCGACCAGGCTGAGATGATCTCGCCATCGGAAGGGGGCTGGTATTACCAGCAACTCGAGCTGGGCTACAATTATCGCCTCACGGAGTTGCAAGCGGCTTTGGGGCTGAGCCAACTCCATCGTCTCGACGATTATGTGGCGCGGCGGCACGCCATTGCGGCGCGCTACGATGATTTGCTGAGCGATCTTCCCGTGGTGGTGCCGTGGCGAGACCCGCGCGACTATTCGGGCTTTCATCTCTACATCATCAGGCTGCGTCTTGAAGAAATCTCCCGCGGCCATCGCGAGGTGTTCGAGGGGCTGCGCGAGGCCGGAATTTTGGTGAATCTGCACTATATCCCGGTCTATCGGCAGCCTGACTTCGCCAGGTTCGGGTTCGTCCGGTCCGACTTCCCGGAGGCAGAGCGCTACTATGCCGAGGCCATCAGCTTGCCGCTTTTTCCAACTTTGAGTGAAGCGGACCAGGATTTCGTTGTGGCGCAACTGCGAGAGGCTTCTGGCCAATGA
- the pseB gene encoding UDP-N-acetylglucosamine 4,6-dehydratase (inverting) — translation MLTNSSILVTGGTGSFGHAFVPMTLKRYNPRRLVILSRDEMKQWEMAKLYGDDPRVRFFIGDVRDKDRLERALDGVEYVIHAAATKIVPIAEYNPFECIKTNVLGAMNLIDACIDRKVRRVVALSTDKASSPLNLYGATKLASDKLFVASNSYVGAQDTEFSVVRYGNVMGSRGSVIPFFLSLAASGELPITDPRMTRFMITLQQAVELVWHAFEDMVGGEIYVRKIPSMKVIDIAKAVAPDAQHKIIGIRPGEKLHEQMIGEEDVPYTYEYKEYYKILPAINNWHADPNRIKNGHKVPEDFVYRSDTNREWMDGETLRAWIDGNRGRIGKI, via the coding sequence ATGCTGACAAATTCTTCCATCCTGGTGACGGGTGGGACGGGCTCCTTCGGTCACGCCTTCGTCCCGATGACCCTGAAAAGGTATAATCCCCGCCGCTTGGTGATCTTATCCCGCGATGAAATGAAGCAGTGGGAAATGGCCAAGCTCTACGGTGATGATCCTCGTGTCCGCTTCTTCATCGGCGACGTCCGAGACAAGGATCGACTGGAGCGCGCCTTGGATGGCGTCGAGTATGTCATTCATGCTGCGGCGACCAAGATCGTTCCGATCGCGGAATACAACCCGTTCGAATGCATCAAGACCAATGTCCTTGGTGCGATGAATCTCATCGACGCCTGCATCGATCGGAAGGTGCGGCGAGTGGTTGCGCTATCAACCGACAAGGCGAGCAGCCCCCTCAATTTGTATGGGGCTACGAAGCTCGCTTCGGACAAGCTCTTCGTCGCCAGCAACTCTTATGTCGGGGCGCAGGACACCGAATTTTCCGTTGTCCGCTACGGCAACGTCATGGGATCCAGAGGGTCGGTCATCCCCTTTTTCCTCTCTCTGGCCGCGAGTGGCGAATTGCCGATCACCGATCCACGCATGACTCGCTTCATGATTACCCTCCAGCAGGCTGTCGAACTGGTCTGGCACGCTTTCGAAGATATGGTCGGCGGGGAGATCTACGTGAGGAAGATTCCCTCCATGAAGGTCATTGACATCGCCAAGGCCGTGGCTCCGGACGCCCAGCACAAGATCATCGGGATCCGCCCTGGTGAGAAGCTGCACGAGCAAATGATCGGCGAGGAGGATGTACCGTATACCTATGAGTACAAAGAATACTATAAGATCTTGCCGGCCATCAATAATTGGCACGCCGACCCCAATCGTATAAAAAACGGTCATAAGGTGCCGGAAGACTTTGTGTATCGTTCCGATACCAATCGGGAATGGATGGATGGAGAAACACTCCGTGCTTGGATCGATGGAAACCGCGGACGAATCGGCAAAATCTGA
- the pseH gene encoding UDP-4-amino-4,6-dideoxy-N-acetyl-beta-L-altrosamine N-acetyltransferase, protein MDSQKDVRRTATSEFGSLRNVSEDDLADMLAWRNSPSVRSKMFTQHVIAWEEHVRWWNAVKDRKDQIHFIYEFQNEPLGVVIFKDVDTLNKSSSWAFYAKPDAPKGTGSRMELLALNFIFLEFGMEYLYCEVLSSNEAVVGLHQKFGFSIKERLAEQRIGAQIFDFVRLGIERREWLQRRDEVMARMLSAR, encoded by the coding sequence ATGGACAGTCAGAAAGATGTGCGGCGCACCGCGACGAGCGAATTTGGCAGCCTTCGAAACGTCTCCGAAGATGATCTGGCCGATATGCTGGCTTGGCGAAATTCGCCTTCGGTCAGGTCGAAGATGTTTACCCAGCACGTCATTGCATGGGAGGAGCATGTGCGATGGTGGAATGCGGTTAAAGATAGAAAAGACCAGATCCATTTCATCTATGAATTTCAAAATGAACCACTTGGAGTCGTGATCTTTAAAGATGTCGACACCTTGAATAAATCTTCTTCTTGGGCGTTCTATGCTAAGCCGGACGCTCCCAAGGGGACCGGCTCAAGAATGGAGTTGCTTGCGCTCAACTTTATTTTTCTTGAATTTGGGATGGAGTATTTATACTGCGAGGTGCTTTCATCCAACGAAGCCGTTGTGGGGTTGCACCAAAAATTCGGCTTCTCGATCAAAGAACGACTGGCAGAGCAAAGGATCGGCGCTCAAATTTTCGACTTCGTGCGCCTTGGTATCGAGAGGAGAGAGTGGCTCCAGCGCCGAGACGAAGTCATGGCAAGAATGCTTTCAGCGAGGTAG
- the pseF gene encoding pseudaminic acid cytidylyltransferase, translated as MKAAVIPARGGSKRIPGKNVKPFAGKPMLAYAVSAVLESGLFDIVAVSSEDPAILALGRELGARPLLRPAALADDWTPTVPVIAHAIAALEEGGTHLETVCCVYPAVPFLQRKDLVEALSLLERTGAEYAFPVVRFPSAIQRALRLSGDGRITSFNPDAVNIRTQDLEPAFYDAGQFYWGRRDAWAAGLPVHANGFGLVVPEWRVVDIDTPDDWRRAEIMHRALSEDTSAPRGDA; from the coding sequence ATGAAGGCCGCTGTCATTCCGGCGCGCGGCGGCAGCAAGCGCATCCCGGGAAAGAATGTCAAACCGTTCGCCGGAAAGCCGATGCTGGCCTATGCGGTTTCGGCCGTCTTAGAGTCCGGACTGTTCGACATCGTTGCCGTCTCAAGCGAGGATCCGGCCATTCTGGCTCTCGGCCGGGAACTCGGTGCGCGCCCCCTGTTGAGGCCGGCCGCCCTCGCCGATGACTGGACGCCAACGGTTCCGGTCATTGCACATGCCATCGCGGCGCTCGAGGAAGGGGGCACACACCTCGAGACGGTATGCTGCGTTTATCCTGCAGTCCCTTTCCTGCAGCGGAAGGATCTCGTTGAGGCGTTGTCTCTACTGGAGCGAACGGGCGCTGAATACGCGTTTCCAGTAGTTCGTTTTCCCTCAGCGATCCAGCGCGCATTGCGCCTAAGTGGCGATGGCAGGATAACGTCGTTCAATCCTGATGCAGTGAACATAAGAACCCAGGATCTGGAGCCGGCCTTTTACGATGCGGGGCAGTTCTATTGGGGGCGGCGGGACGCGTGGGCTGCCGGTTTACCTGTTCACGCGAATGGCTTCGGGCTTGTTGTTCCCGAGTGGCGCGTGGTCGATATCGATACGCCGGACGATTGGCGGCGGGCCGAGATCATGCATCGGGCTCTGTCCGAGGATACGTCGGCGCCGAGGGGTGATGCTTGA